A genome region from Flavobacterium sp. CFS9 includes the following:
- a CDS encoding UpxY family transcription antiterminator, translating to MKSIHNGWYVLYVKSHHERKVFDMLGYLSIKAFLPTIQVQSTRTDRKKSIQKLLFPSYVFVKINSSLDFYKTLSVNGACMYIRFGMEYAKVSDEEMRKIELLLLNNDVTEVQTNVEEFSVGDFKTISYGSLKGLECEILNTNNTNKIVVRIDSLQKNITATIPSYYLQN from the coding sequence ATGAAGTCAATTCACAATGGTTGGTACGTTTTATATGTTAAAAGTCATCATGAAAGAAAAGTATTTGATATGCTTGGATATCTGTCTATTAAAGCTTTTTTGCCAACCATTCAGGTACAGAGTACACGTACAGACAGAAAAAAAAGTATCCAGAAATTGCTTTTCCCTTCTTATGTTTTTGTGAAAATTAATTCGTCATTAGATTTTTATAAAACACTTTCGGTTAATGGGGCGTGCATGTACATCCGTTTTGGAATGGAGTATGCTAAAGTGAGTGATGAAGAAATGCGAAAAATTGAACTTTTGCTTCTAAATAATGATGTTACAGAGGTTCAAACAAATGTTGAAGAATTTAGTGTTGGAGATTTTAAAACGATCTCTTACGGTTCCTTAAAAGGATTAGAATGTGAAATACTAAATACAAACAACACCAATAAAATTGTGGTTAGAATTGATTCGCTGCAGAAAAATATCACCGCTACAATTCCATCCTATTATTTGCAAAATTAA
- a CDS encoding ATP-binding protein, which produces MTTPFKIVCLLLVLTFFSCRKNEFANANDKITISFDGKHLTGKEKERYLDSIFTLLKYHNNDSVTRNLHFKLSTEYYYNKNPKKSLAASLEALRLSKEVDDKEGIAKAFYYIGDSYGNVKKDSAYFYYLQAEKVYSTLSDYDNTARMLFNKAYVLFYDGNYIECEVEISKALQYLKESKDQQLLYCCNALMGNCLEKLVNYDKALWYHRMALNNLEKIKLNHIDKDEITNYNVTATINICNLYDLKGEYLKSIAKLQGLLSSDLEKNWPRLYANVLSNLAYSKMKIGEYDNVYEMFSKSLEILKNKGDEADILYKKIRIGEYFLTQKDTAKAIEVLKEANLLATRIKNSNEILTSLKLLSTLDKKNSLYYANEYINLSDSINIVQKNAHNKYARIEYETSRIEDENKILTKKNFYILILSFASIFVLLIVVILRYSKYKNKEFQFLKKQKSANEEIYLLLMEQHEKINNARDNEKSKIAKELHDGIMNRIYGVRMNLGFFNSKVEKEIIEKRKEYIFELQNIENEVRMVSHDLSHSSFLDGNDFNVLLLSLVEGQKGISDTEFTYTTNENFEWSAIQNIYKINLYRIIQEAILNINKYANATKCEIKIQFEANSILRMSITDNGQGFDTTTKKEGIGLSNMKERTSSLKGKFSIESQIGKGTKIEVQFNIRELA; this is translated from the coding sequence TTGACGACACCTTTTAAAATAGTTTGCTTATTACTTGTGCTGACTTTTTTTTCCTGCAGGAAAAATGAATTCGCGAATGCGAATGATAAAATCACTATTTCATTTGATGGCAAGCATTTAACTGGCAAGGAGAAAGAAAGATATTTAGATTCTATATTTACTTTGTTAAAGTATCATAATAATGATTCTGTTACCAGAAATCTTCATTTTAAGCTGTCCACAGAATACTACTACAATAAAAATCCGAAGAAATCTTTGGCAGCCAGTTTAGAGGCTTTGAGATTATCTAAGGAGGTTGATGACAAAGAGGGAATCGCAAAAGCATTCTATTATATTGGTGACAGCTATGGAAATGTAAAAAAGGACAGCGCTTATTTTTATTATTTGCAAGCCGAAAAAGTATATTCTACATTATCGGATTACGATAATACGGCACGCATGTTATTTAACAAAGCTTATGTTTTGTTTTATGACGGAAATTATATCGAATGCGAAGTTGAAATCTCTAAAGCTTTACAGTACTTAAAAGAATCTAAGGATCAGCAATTGCTTTATTGCTGTAATGCCTTAATGGGGAATTGTCTGGAAAAGCTGGTCAATTATGATAAAGCATTGTGGTATCATCGTATGGCTTTGAATAATCTGGAAAAGATAAAGCTGAATCATATTGACAAGGACGAAATCACCAATTATAATGTAACTGCTACCATTAATATTTGTAATCTATATGATTTAAAAGGGGAGTATTTAAAGTCTATAGCAAAGCTGCAAGGTTTACTTTCCAGTGATTTAGAGAAAAATTGGCCTCGTTTGTATGCTAATGTTTTGAGTAATCTGGCTTATTCTAAAATGAAAATCGGAGAATATGACAATGTTTATGAAATGTTCTCCAAATCATTAGAGATTTTGAAAAATAAAGGAGATGAAGCAGATATTTTATATAAGAAGATCCGCATTGGAGAGTATTTCCTCACGCAAAAAGATACTGCTAAAGCAATTGAAGTTTTAAAAGAAGCCAATTTGTTAGCCACACGAATTAAGAACAGTAATGAAATTTTAACGTCATTAAAACTGCTTTCTACTCTGGATAAGAAAAATAGCCTCTATTATGCAAATGAGTACATTAATTTGAGTGATAGCATCAATATTGTTCAAAAAAATGCACATAATAAATATGCAAGAATTGAGTACGAAACTTCCAGAATTGAAGATGAAAACAAGATTCTGACGAAGAAAAATTTCTATATTTTAATCCTCTCATTTGCGTCGATTTTTGTATTGCTGATTGTTGTTATTTTAAGATATTCCAAGTATAAAAATAAAGAATTTCAGTTCCTTAAAAAGCAAAAGTCAGCAAACGAGGAAATCTATTTATTGCTGATGGAACAGCATGAGAAGATAAATAATGCAAGAGATAATGAAAAATCCAAAATTGCAAAAGAACTTCATGACGGAATTATGAATAGAATTTATGGAGTCCGAATGAATCTGGGCTTTTTTAATTCTAAGGTGGAGAAGGAAATAATCGAAAAAAGGAAAGAGTACATTTTTGAACTGCAAAACATAGAAAATGAGGTTAGAATGGTCTCACATGATCTGAGTCATAGCTCTTTTCTGGATGGTAATGATTTCAATGTTTTACTGTTAAGTTTAGTCGAAGGTCAAAAGGGGATTAGTGATACTGAATTTACTTATACAACCAACGAGAATTTTGAATGGTCGGCCATTCAAAATATTTACAAGATCAATTTATACCGCATCATTCAGGAAGCGATTTTAAATATCAACAAGTATGCGAATGCCACAAAATGTGAAATTAAAATTCAGTTTGAGGCTAATAGTATCTTAAGAATGTCAATTACTGATAATGGTCAGGGGTTTGATACAACAACTAAAAAAGAGGGTATTGGTTTAAGCAATATGAAAGAAAGAACCAGTTCGCTAAAAGGTAAATTTAGTATTGAATCACAAATTGGAAAAGGAACCAAAATTGAAGTCCAGTTTAATATTCGGGAGCTTGCTTAA
- a CDS encoding amino acid adenylation domain-containing protein yields the protein MTTIEQKSISNYWVTKVKNKSLINSVPAENTNSKNIQVDTENLSFFKKLTGENAIAELTVLIAVYTALLQRYFEVESFIFTSKPDDAEIALLFKNISASGQSFKDYFGEVKKELQEVYKHSDYQDTLQEKYPFAGYALFGFFYNLKSAQTKNSFPFSLSVNKNDTEFELFLSYDVSFVEDHVAAHFLSTYANWLLHLEDYLNNSVDQIPVVTPLEKEELLNSFNPSVKKYPTKTLIELFEEQAAKTPEHTAIIFKDIELKYNELNQQANQLAHYLRQEFDIQPNDLVGIKLERSESIAVVILGILKSGAAYVPIDVNYPEERITYIEKDSQCKVVIDENEFQDFLNQKDNYKTDNPERLNQSSDLAYIIYTSGTTGNPKGVMIRHQNAVVLLYWSQEEFNAAAFDVVYAATSYCFDLSVYELFYPLSIGKKIRILDNALEIGEALQYDKKVLINTVPSSIRNIIESGYSLENAAIINLAGEPFPVDIAKKLLQTNAEIRNLYGPSEDTTYSTVYRLSPQKEYTVSISIGKPLANTQVYILDKNLELVPVGVAGKLYISGDGLSKGYLNRPELTAEKFIPNPFKEESLMYDTGDMAKWLPDGTIDFLGRKDYQVKLRGYRIELGEIENAVLSFSENITQAVALVVQKNGVQNLVVYFTKSKVVDHEILKSYLKEKLPAFMIPHYFMGVDKIPLTPNGKIDRKVLESLPLTQVSNANYVAPESETEKTLTLIWQEILGIEKVGIEDNFFDLGGHSLMIGQVINHIYKQLEGSISYKEFFLTPTIAQISQKIQKGGYKAIPKAQAKGYYPLTSSQHKIWVLSQFEGGHSAYNMHGALKFKGELEVSKLEKAFLLLIAKYEILRTYFKAGYDGEISQYILAEGEWNFALTHENYLNKSTEEISQYLEEQQAVIFDLTKAPLLKASLLKTEENEHILSLTVQHTISDGWSLELMFSEIVAAYNNLVQEKPVDFSPAAIQFKDYAAWLQSQENEGTVLDSENYWLSVFKEDIPVLELPSYRSRPVRQTYNGNTLSYQFSETFLSKLKHFSKTNNVTPFMTLMAGINALLYRYTNQNTIVLGTPIAGREHPELENQLGLFLNTLAIKTEITGTDSFTTLLELQRKILIEAYEHQNYSFSTLVNKLNLKRDASRSALFDVLVVLQNQAQLNTLSTNVPMLGVDVEPYEVKRNTAQFDLSFIFTEQEERLLLSLEYNTDLYDAFWIKAIFKHFENLLTTVFTDANVTIDAIGYLEETEKELLLKKFNATEIYFPKEATIVDLLESQAAQTPNDCALIYRDIRLTYKELHEQSNQFGDYLRENYAISPNDLVGVRLKRDERLLISILGVLKSGAAYVPMDVNYPEDRIKYIVEDSNCKVVIDENEWSKFQAKKQQYSIENLPKINQAEDLAYVIYTSGTTGKPKGVLITNKNVTALLYWAKKEFNTERFDLVYAVTSHCFDLSAYEMFFTLSVGKTIKLLSNALEISKELKTDKKVLLNTVPSSIRSLIEEDFSSLENASIINLAGEPFPVDIARELLCTTAEIRNLYGPSEDTTYSTYYQLEKDKTYKTIPVGKPISNTQAYVLDQNLQLTPVGIAGKLYLGGEGVALGYLNKEELTAAKFISNPFVEGSILYDTGDMVKWFPDGNIEFLGRKDHQVKLRGYRIELDEIENGLLQFSAEVKQVVVAVKPFKAVDTLVAYYTVANAISKDDLKVYLQSKLPAYMVPQYYVEVPFIPLSPNGKTDKEALPNIDETNETNSGYVEPKGRIEKTVALIWKDILAVETISASDDFFNLGGHSLKLGQLINKINEQLQVTVPFEKLFEYSVLKDQAELIKRSFSNNFEPITAVPAAASYEMSYAQKSLWMVSQFKGQEVAYNIPAVYHFYGTFDIIAFKEAFYRVIKKHEILRTVFKEDEEKSIRQFITPSEEFKLSIGCEDFSDFNDKELLLKQEIKQISNFEFDLFKGPLFKAKLVHIDSQHHVLLFVIHHIISDAWSLQLLIEEISSNYNSILKKEAVLPSSKLDIQYKEYSHWLKTQVESNAITNAYWMKELQGHLKPLQYQYDYLLSDDVEDQDNKIDFSLNAEVNSILKKIAKKLNVTEFSFHLAAFFSFLHVQTEQSDIVLGVPFAGRAHAHLEDQLGYYVNLLPIRVKLHRNENFETIIRLVQHKLSKAFEHQMYPIDLILRDLEFERGDRGTNFINTGFTWNELTHDEFTINENLKAKAQNVATEQVKYDLWVISNGSNFILEYRKDVFSKDTVDLFAERYLVFLEELSKGIEHEIGTYSFKTEREKQLEASRINIEINF from the coding sequence ATGACAACCATTGAACAAAAAAGTATTTCGAACTATTGGGTAACAAAAGTTAAGAATAAATCCCTGATTAATAGTGTTCCGGCAGAAAATACAAATAGTAAGAACATACAAGTTGATACTGAGAATCTTTCTTTTTTTAAAAAACTTACAGGTGAAAATGCCATAGCAGAATTAACTGTTTTAATTGCGGTTTACACTGCCTTATTGCAACGCTATTTTGAAGTGGAGAGTTTTATTTTCACGTCGAAACCTGATGATGCGGAAATTGCATTATTATTTAAAAATATTTCTGCATCTGGTCAATCATTTAAGGACTATTTTGGAGAAGTTAAAAAGGAGCTACAGGAAGTTTATAAACATTCGGACTATCAGGATACGTTACAGGAAAAGTATCCTTTTGCTGGATATGCGCTTTTTGGCTTTTTCTACAATTTAAAATCCGCTCAGACAAAAAATAGTTTTCCGTTTTCATTATCAGTAAATAAAAATGATACCGAATTTGAGCTATTTCTTTCCTATGATGTTTCGTTTGTAGAGGATCATGTGGCGGCTCATTTTTTAAGTACTTATGCAAACTGGCTGCTGCATCTTGAGGATTATTTGAACAATTCAGTTGATCAAATACCGGTTGTTACTCCGTTGGAGAAAGAAGAATTGTTAAACTCTTTTAATCCTTCTGTAAAAAAATATCCGACTAAAACGCTTATTGAGTTATTTGAGGAACAGGCAGCAAAAACACCAGAACATACAGCGATTATTTTTAAAGACATAGAATTAAAGTATAACGAACTGAATCAGCAGGCGAATCAGTTAGCTCATTATCTCAGACAAGAGTTTGACATTCAGCCTAATGATTTAGTTGGAATAAAGCTCGAACGAAGTGAATCTATAGCAGTAGTGATCTTAGGAATTCTTAAATCCGGTGCGGCTTATGTGCCTATCGATGTTAATTATCCTGAAGAGCGTATTACATATATTGAAAAAGACAGTCAGTGCAAAGTTGTAATTGATGAGAATGAATTTCAAGATTTTCTCAATCAAAAAGACAATTATAAAACAGATAATCCTGAAAGACTAAATCAGTCTAGTGACTTGGCTTATATCATTTATACTTCGGGAACTACCGGAAACCCGAAAGGGGTAATGATTAGACATCAGAATGCGGTAGTTTTACTTTATTGGTCTCAGGAGGAATTTAATGCTGCGGCTTTTGATGTGGTTTATGCGGCAACTTCTTATTGCTTTGATCTTTCGGTTTACGAATTGTTTTACCCTTTATCTATAGGAAAAAAAATACGGATTCTGGACAATGCACTCGAAATTGGAGAAGCGCTTCAATACGATAAAAAGGTATTAATTAATACCGTGCCGTCAAGTATTAGAAATATTATAGAAAGCGGATACAGTTTAGAAAATGCCGCGATAATAAATCTGGCAGGTGAACCTTTTCCGGTTGATATTGCTAAGAAATTATTACAGACTAATGCTGAGATAAGAAATCTATATGGTCCGTCTGAAGATACAACCTACAGTACGGTTTATAGATTATCACCACAAAAAGAATATACTGTTTCGATTTCGATAGGCAAACCGTTAGCCAATACACAGGTTTACATATTGGATAAAAATTTAGAATTAGTACCGGTTGGTGTAGCCGGTAAATTGTACATTTCGGGTGATGGATTGTCAAAAGGATACTTGAATCGTCCTGAACTGACTGCTGAAAAATTTATACCGAATCCGTTTAAAGAGGAATCTTTAATGTACGATACCGGTGACATGGCCAAATGGCTCCCGGACGGTACTATTGATTTCCTGGGAAGAAAAGATTATCAGGTAAAATTAAGAGGATACCGCATCGAATTAGGAGAAATTGAAAACGCGGTACTCTCTTTTTCAGAAAATATAACACAAGCCGTTGCTCTGGTAGTACAAAAAAACGGAGTACAAAATTTGGTGGTCTATTTCACTAAAAGTAAAGTGGTGGACCACGAGATTTTAAAAAGTTATCTTAAGGAAAAGCTACCGGCTTTTATGATACCGCATTATTTTATGGGTGTCGATAAAATTCCGCTGACACCAAACGGAAAAATTGACCGTAAGGTTCTTGAAAGTTTGCCGTTGACTCAGGTATCAAATGCAAATTATGTAGCCCCGGAAAGTGAAACGGAAAAAACGCTGACTCTTATTTGGCAGGAAATTTTAGGGATTGAAAAAGTAGGTATCGAAGACAACTTTTTTGATTTGGGAGGACACAGTTTAATGATCGGTCAGGTGATCAATCATATTTACAAACAGTTAGAGGGATCTATTTCTTACAAAGAGTTTTTCTTAACTCCTACTATTGCGCAAATAAGTCAAAAAATACAAAAAGGAGGTTATAAGGCAATTCCCAAAGCGCAGGCCAAGGGATATTACCCGTTAACCTCTTCACAACATAAAATTTGGGTGCTGAGCCAGTTCGAAGGTGGTCATAGTGCTTACAACATGCATGGAGCTTTAAAATTTAAAGGAGAATTGGAAGTCTCAAAATTGGAGAAAGCTTTCCTTCTTTTAATCGCTAAGTATGAAATTTTAAGAACCTATTTTAAAGCGGGCTATGATGGCGAAATAAGTCAGTACATCTTAGCAGAAGGCGAATGGAATTTTGCTCTTACTCACGAAAATTATCTGAATAAGAGCACAGAAGAGATTTCTCAATATTTAGAGGAACAGCAAGCCGTTATTTTTGATTTAACGAAAGCGCCATTATTAAAAGCATCATTACTAAAAACAGAAGAAAACGAACATATACTTTCTTTAACGGTACAGCACACCATAAGCGATGGCTGGTCGTTAGAACTGATGTTTTCTGAGATTGTTGCCGCTTACAATAATTTGGTTCAGGAAAAACCTGTTGATTTTTCACCTGCAGCAATTCAGTTTAAAGATTATGCGGCATGGTTACAGTCGCAGGAAAACGAAGGAACGGTTTTAGATTCAGAAAACTATTGGTTATCTGTATTTAAAGAAGATATTCCTGTTTTGGAATTGCCAAGTTACAGAAGCCGTCCGGTGAGACAAACGTATAATGGGAATACACTTTCCTATCAATTTTCGGAAACTTTTTTATCAAAATTAAAACATTTTTCTAAAACGAATAATGTTACTCCGTTCATGACACTAATGGCCGGAATCAATGCTCTGTTGTACCGCTACACGAATCAGAATACAATTGTTCTGGGTACTCCGATAGCCGGAAGGGAGCATCCGGAACTGGAAAATCAGCTTGGATTATTTTTAAACACTTTAGCAATTAAAACCGAAATAACCGGAACGGATAGTTTTACAACGTTACTGGAGCTGCAGAGAAAAATCTTAATCGAGGCTTATGAACATCAGAATTATTCCTTCAGCACTTTAGTCAACAAACTTAATTTAAAAAGAGACGCTTCGAGATCGGCCTTGTTTGATGTGTTGGTTGTACTGCAAAATCAGGCACAATTAAACACCCTATCGACCAATGTTCCAATGCTGGGTGTTGATGTCGAGCCTTATGAAGTGAAACGAAATACTGCTCAGTTTGATCTTAGCTTTATTTTCACAGAGCAGGAGGAAAGACTGTTATTGAGTCTGGAATACAATACCGATTTATACGATGCCTTTTGGATTAAGGCAATCTTCAAACATTTCGAGAATTTGTTGACGACCGTATTTACGGATGCAAACGTTACGATTGATGCTATTGGATATTTAGAGGAAACAGAAAAAGAATTGTTGCTGAAAAAATTCAATGCTACTGAAATTTACTTTCCAAAAGAAGCTACTATTGTTGATCTGCTGGAGTCTCAGGCAGCCCAAACACCAAATGATTGCGCTCTTATTTACAGGGATATACGACTAACTTATAAAGAACTCCACGAACAATCCAATCAATTTGGGGATTATCTGAGAGAAAATTATGCGATCAGCCCCAACGATTTAGTTGGTGTTCGTTTAAAAAGAGACGAGCGTTTGCTTATAAGCATTTTAGGAGTGCTTAAATCAGGTGCAGCTTATGTTCCGATGGATGTTAATTATCCTGAGGATCGCATAAAATATATTGTAGAAGATAGTAATTGCAAAGTGGTAATTGACGAAAACGAATGGAGCAAGTTTCAGGCAAAAAAACAACAATACAGTATCGAAAATCTTCCAAAAATAAACCAAGCCGAAGATTTGGCTTATGTTATCTATACTTCGGGAACAACAGGTAAACCAAAAGGAGTTCTGATTACCAATAAAAATGTTACAGCACTCTTGTATTGGGCCAAAAAAGAATTCAATACAGAACGTTTTGATTTGGTCTATGCGGTAACCTCACATTGTTTTGATCTTTCGGCTTATGAGATGTTTTTTACGTTATCAGTTGGAAAGACTATAAAACTGCTTAGCAATGCTTTGGAGATTAGTAAAGAATTAAAAACAGATAAAAAAGTTTTACTGAATACAGTTCCTTCCAGTATCCGAAGTCTGATTGAGGAAGATTTTTCTTCCTTAGAAAATGCCAGCATCATCAATTTGGCGGGTGAACCATTTCCGGTAGATATTGCCAGAGAATTGCTGTGCACTACAGCAGAAATCAGAAACCTGTACGGACCTTCTGAGGATACAACTTATAGCACGTATTACCAGTTAGAAAAAGACAAGACTTATAAAACAATTCCGGTTGGAAAACCTATTTCCAATACACAGGCTTATGTATTAGACCAAAATCTACAGCTTACACCAGTAGGAATTGCTGGGAAACTTTATTTAGGCGGTGAAGGAGTAGCGCTCGGATATTTGAACAAAGAAGAACTTACAGCAGCAAAATTTATCAGTAATCCATTTGTTGAGGGAAGCATTTTATACGATACGGGCGATATGGTCAAATGGTTTCCGGACGGGAATATTGAATTCCTGGGAAGAAAAGACCATCAGGTTAAATTAAGGGGCTATCGAATAGAGCTGGACGAAATAGAAAATGGTCTCCTGCAATTTTCAGCAGAGGTAAAACAAGTTGTGGTGGCGGTAAAACCGTTTAAAGCTGTTGATACTTTAGTGGCATATTACACAGTGGCTAATGCCATTTCTAAAGACGATTTGAAAGTATATCTGCAAAGCAAACTGCCGGCTTATATGGTGCCGCAATACTATGTTGAGGTTCCTTTTATTCCTTTATCTCCAAATGGAAAAACAGACAAAGAAGCACTTCCGAATATCGACGAAACTAACGAGACGAATAGTGGTTATGTGGAACCTAAAGGAAGGATTGAAAAGACAGTAGCACTTATCTGGAAAGATATTTTAGCAGTAGAGACCATCAGTGCATCCGATGATTTTTTCAATCTGGGAGGGCACAGTCTTAAGCTCGGGCAGTTGATTAATAAAATAAACGAACAATTACAGGTTACCGTTCCTTTTGAAAAGCTGTTTGAATATTCTGTTTTAAAAGATCAGGCTGAACTGATAAAGAGATCGTTCTCCAATAATTTTGAACCTATTACAGCAGTTCCTGCGGCCGCTTCATACGAAATGTCGTACGCACAAAAAAGCCTTTGGATGGTGAGTCAGTTTAAAGGTCAAGAGGTAGCTTATAATATTCCTGCCGTATATCATTTTTATGGAACGTTTGACATTATTGCTTTTAAAGAAGCCTTTTACCGCGTTATCAAAAAACATGAAATACTGAGAACGGTTTTTAAAGAAGATGAAGAAAAAAGTATCAGACAGTTCATTACACCATCAGAAGAATTTAAACTTTCAATCGGATGCGAAGATTTTAGCGACTTTAATGACAAAGAGCTGTTACTAAAGCAGGAAATTAAACAAATAAGCAATTTTGAATTTGATTTGTTCAAAGGACCTTTGTTCAAAGCAAAATTAGTTCACATCGATTCCCAACATCATGTTTTGTTATTTGTAATCCATCATATCATATCCGATGCCTGGTCATTGCAGTTATTGATAGAAGAGATCAGCAGTAATTACAACTCCATATTGAAAAAAGAAGCAGTTCTGCCTTCTTCTAAATTAGACATTCAGTACAAAGAATACAGTCATTGGTTAAAAACTCAGGTTGAATCGAATGCGATTACCAATGCTTATTGGATGAAGGAGCTGCAAGGGCATTTAAAACCGCTCCAGTACCAATACGATTATCTACTCTCGGATGATGTTGAAGATCAAGATAATAAAATCGATTTTTCTCTGAATGCTGAGGTCAATTCAATCCTAAAGAAAATCGCTAAAAAGCTTAATGTCACGGAATTTTCATTTCACCTGGCCGCATTTTTCAGTTTTTTACATGTACAAACAGAGCAATCGGATATCGTATTAGGAGTTCCGTTTGCGGGAAGGGCTCATGCGCATCTCGAAGATCAGCTGGGGTATTATGTTAACCTGCTTCCTATACGAGTTAAACTTCATCGAAATGAAAATTTCGAAACCATAATTAGATTGGTTCAGCACAAATTGTCCAAAGCTTTTGAGCATCAAATGTACCCAATTGATTTAATTCTGAGAGATTTAGAATTTGAGAGGGGAGACAGAGGAACCAATTTCATCAATACTGGTTTTACCTGGAATGAACTTACTCATGATGAATTTACAATCAATGAAAATCTTAAAGCAAAAGCACAAAATGTAGCCACAGAACAGGTTAAGTATGACTTGTGGGTGATTTCAAACGGTTCCAATTTCATCCTCGAATACAGAAAAGATGTTTTTAGCAAAGATACCGTAGACCTTTTTGCAGAACGTTATCTGGTATTTCTCGAAGAACTGTCAAAAGGCATAGAACATGAAATAGGAACCTACAGTTTTAAAACCGAACGTGAAAAACAACTGGAAGCTTCCAGAATCAATATCGAAATCAATTTTTAG
- a CDS encoding response regulator, producing the protein MNLNILIVDDHPMTVDSYINLLSDGEFQQNLPNFIKSHNCEDAYNKIILHHKQNINIDFALLDINLPPYKKSNINDGIDLAYLIKDKFPNCKIVLLTMRSEPLTVDKIIKGIRPEGFISKSDINFEQFPVICKNIINGEIFRSDTIVESQRELFKKNINWDNHDNQILILISEGVKTVNLPEYIPLSMSAIEKRKANIKDQLLKGKGSDKDLIEKAKTLGLL; encoded by the coding sequence ATGAATCTTAATATTTTGATCGTCGACGACCATCCAATGACGGTGGACAGCTATATCAATCTCTTATCTGATGGTGAGTTTCAGCAAAATTTACCAAATTTTATTAAAAGTCATAATTGTGAAGATGCTTACAATAAAATCATTCTTCATCACAAGCAAAATATTAATATTGATTTTGCTTTACTTGATATTAATCTGCCGCCCTACAAAAAATCAAATATTAATGACGGTATAGACCTGGCCTATTTAATCAAGGATAAATTCCCGAATTGTAAAATAGTGCTTCTTACTATGCGCAGTGAACCTTTGACTGTTGACAAAATAATAAAAGGGATTCGACCTGAAGGTTTCATATCCAAAAGCGACATCAATTTTGAACAATTTCCTGTAATTTGTAAAAACATTATTAATGGCGAAATCTTCAGAAGCGATACCATTGTGGAATCTCAAAGGGAACTGTTTAAGAAAAATATTAATTGGGACAATCACGACAATCAAATTTTAATTCTAATCTCTGAAGGGGTAAAAACAGTAAATCTTCCCGAATACATTCCTCTTTCGATGAGTGCCATAGAGAAAAGGAAAGCCAACATAAAAGATCAGTTATTAAAAGGAAAAGGAAGCGACAAAGATCTAATTGAAAAGGCTAAAACACTGGGATTATTGTAA